A window of Solea senegalensis isolate Sse05_10M linkage group LG20, IFAPA_SoseM_1, whole genome shotgun sequence contains these coding sequences:
- the LOC122786231 gene encoding free fatty acid receptor 3-like, producing MRYSHVLLFVYILTFLMGVPANILAFCTFCRKVHRKATPIDVLLLSLTISDLVFLFCLPFKMKEAFDDMAWLLDFSLCPLIVFLFYVTIYNSTLLLTAVSVERYLGVAFPLRYSMFRRPRYAVLTSIAIWLVTSLNLSIVYIMPYVQWGRGTGGNHHNDNGTDSKPPPPTCYLNFTQDELDIILPFRLELFVFLFCIPLIICCFCYVNFIHILSRLPNIGRWRRLRAIGLALGTLIVFVVCFGPYNASHLVGFVRMESEDWRDTALLFSVFNSCLDPFIFYFSSATVRSMLNRCFRSIMAKLHILRCGATHQRHGKTEAAPP from the coding sequence ATGAGGTACAGTCACGTGTTGCTTTTTGTCTACATCCTCACCTTCCTGATGGGCGTCCCCGCCAACATCCTGGCCTTCTGCACCTTCTGTCGCAAAGTGCATCGCAAGGCGACTCCGATCGACGTCCTGCTCCTCAGCCTGACCATCTCTGacctcgtcttcctcttctgccTGCCCTTCAAAATGAAGGAGGCCTTTGACGACATGGCCTGGCTGCTGGACTTCTCCCTGTGTCCCTTGATCGTTTTCCTCTTCTACGTCACCATCTACAACAGCACGCTGCTCCTCACGGCTGTGAGCGTGGAGCGCTACCTAGGCGTGGCCTTCCCCCTCAGGTACTCCATGTTTCGCAGGCCTCGCTACGCCGTGCTGACCAGCATCGCCATCTGGTTGGTGACCTCCCTGAACCTCAGCATTGTCTACATCATGCCCTACGTCCAGTGGGGCAGAGGAACGGGTGGTAATCACCACAATGACAACGGCACCGACAGTAAGCCGCCTCCGCCCACCTGCTACCTGAACTTCACTCAGGACGAGCTGGACATCATCCTGCCGTTCCGCCTGGAGctctttgtcttcctcttctgcatccccctcatcatctgctgcttctgctaCGTCAACTTCATCCACATCCTGTCACGACTGCCCAACATTGGCAGGTGGCGGCGTCTGCGGGCCATAGGCCTGGCGCTCGGCACGCTGATCGTGTTCGTGGTGTGCTTCGGGCCGTACAACGCCTCGCATTTGGTGGGGTTCGTCCGTATGGAGAGCGAGGACTGGAGGGACACGGCTCTGCTCTTCAGCGTCTTCAACTCCTGCCTggatccattcatcttctacttcTCCTCGGCCACCGTCAGGAGCATGTTGAACCGCTGCTTCAGGAGCATCATGGCCAAGCTGCACATTCTGAGGTGCGGAGCGACTCATCAGAGACACGGCAAGACTGAAGCAGCGCCTCCTTGA